The following coding sequences lie in one Methylosinus sp. PW1 genomic window:
- a CDS encoding alpha-ketoacid dehydrogenase subunit beta: MAELTLVEAVNRALAHALEHDPAVLLLGEDIGVNGGVFRATLGLQQRFGSGRVLDTPLAEAAIAGVAVGMAAMGLKPVMEIQFSGFIYPALDQLINHASRLRNRTRGRLSCPMVLRAPNGGGIHAPEHHSESPEAMLAHTPGLRVVIPSSPARAYGLLLAAIRDPDPVVFLEPTRLYRLFKQEVIDDGESLPLDTCFVSREGRDVTLIAWGGMLHEALAAADSLASEGVDCEVIDIATLKPLDAETILRSVEKTGRCVIVQEAARTAGFGAEIAAVIAERGLYFLQAPVRRVTGYDVVMPLARLEGQYLPSVARIADAVRKTMEAA, from the coding sequence ATGGCTGAGCTCACTCTCGTCGAGGCCGTCAATCGCGCGCTCGCGCATGCGCTGGAGCATGATCCCGCCGTGCTGCTTCTCGGCGAGGATATCGGCGTCAATGGCGGCGTGTTTCGCGCGACGCTCGGCCTGCAGCAACGCTTCGGCTCGGGGCGCGTTCTCGACACGCCGCTCGCCGAGGCGGCCATCGCCGGCGTCGCCGTCGGCATGGCGGCGATGGGGCTGAAGCCGGTGATGGAGATTCAATTCAGCGGCTTCATCTATCCGGCGCTGGATCAGCTCATCAATCACGCCTCGCGTCTGCGCAATCGCACGCGCGGGCGGCTCAGCTGTCCCATGGTGCTGCGCGCGCCCAATGGCGGCGGCATTCACGCGCCGGAACATCATTCGGAAAGCCCCGAAGCCATGCTCGCGCATACGCCCGGCCTGCGCGTCGTCATTCCCTCTTCGCCGGCCCGCGCCTATGGCCTGCTGCTCGCAGCCATTCGCGATCCCGATCCCGTCGTCTTCCTCGAGCCGACGCGGCTCTATCGCCTCTTCAAGCAGGAGGTGATCGACGATGGCGAGAGCCTGCCGCTCGACACATGCTTCGTCTCGCGCGAGGGACGCGACGTCACGCTGATCGCCTGGGGCGGCATGCTGCATGAGGCGCTCGCCGCCGCCGACAGCCTCGCGAGCGAAGGCGTCGATTGCGAGGTCATCGACATTGCGACGCTGAAGCCGCTCGACGCCGAGACCATTTTGCGCTCGGTGGAGAAGACCGGCCGCTGCGTCATCGTGCAGGAGGCCGCGCGCACCGCGGGCTTCGGCGCGGAGATCGCCGCCGTCATCGCCGAGCGCGGATTGTATTTTCTGCAAGCGCCGGTGCGGCGCGTCACCGGCTATGACGTCGTGATGCCGCTGGCGCGGCTCGAGGGACAATATTTGCCGAGCGTCGCGCGCATCGCCGACGCCGTGCGCAAAACGATGGAGGCGGCATGA